The following proteins are encoded in a genomic region of Variovorax paradoxus:
- a CDS encoding amino acid adenylation domain-containing protein, with the protein MKFQPVLPVQFEAPPLSLGDLFVSPVNPKNSERIGGSMPLELENTRRWRQWTGATPQLPDTPFAAAWLLLQASWLGVQEPVLHEALLNGPEAKQTTLAAAFDTEQPASAWLAALDQKRREPITARAAEPSPDVLWLRSAASPLEIQAPLHLWLSTESGSPCLHADAAASLLDAASIEQLLSALADTAADLLGRADAPLGDIRTLLPTDREHQLATWNTALAPLDRSLTVTGLFSRQAAATPDAMALAEGDARMSYGELEHRSGQLARRLQHLGVQAGDSVGLLLDRSMAAVVAQLGILKAGAAYVPVPPDFPAERMACMLDEANARLVITMPAHRSLLPASRAVLLLLLLDESGTCEPSAGSDDIDSASPTTPAIDGDSVAYVMYTSGSTGVPKGIEICHRAILRLVVDAAYVDLVPGRAMLHAAPLAFDAATLEIWGPLLNGGCCVVHDERVPTGAGLARTIARHDVHTGWLTAALFNALIDDDPAHLSGLRHLLTGGEALSVPHVRRALAALPQLTLSNGYGPTECTTFAATYRIPAALPADLRSVPLGRPIKDTVLRVLSPAMALLPSGLVGELCVGGHGLARGYLGQPALTQERFVPDPFGAPGERLYRTGDLARWLPDGTLEFIGRRDGQVKIHGHRIETGEVEAAILAHPAIKSCAVVARPDADGQLSLVAYLVARSQEKLSWEALRAHLAARLPAALLPSAQVWLAQLPVTANGKLDRKALPEPAGERPDLAQPFEEARNAAEQRVCEAFARALRIEKVGRNDNFFDLGGDSMRVLQVLAELQRGSAAPLSTNLFFRHPTPSAMAAHLEPAGDATPAVAVRPRAAQAPADTADMSDAVALVATAGRFPGAADVEQFWDNLVAGRDTISFFDDETLDAGVTEALRTDPAYVRARGVIEGIENFDAAFFGIGPKEAALMDPQQRVFLEICWECLERAGYVPDAAPGPVGVYAGMYNASYFQRHVSTRPDLIEAVGEFQVMLANEKDYITTRVANRLNLTGPAVSVHTACSTSLVAVAHAFHALRTGQCYMALAGGASVTCPTRSGYLYQEGSMLSPDGRTRSFDAQAQGTVFSDGAAVVLLKRLADAQADGDTIYAVLRSACVNNDGGAKASFTAPSVDGQAAVIRAALAAANVDARSISYVEAHGTATPMGDPIEVEALACAYGEHTDALGYCTLGSLKSNVGHMVTAAGAAGLIKAALSLHHEVIPPTAHFTAPNPSIDFARTPFYVTQSLQPWPRAGEPRRAGVSSFGVGGTNAHVIVEEAPPRPASTGAAGLQVLPLSARSEAALAVATEQLAAHLEATPGLPLADVAYTLAVGRKAHAFRRAVVASDAAEAIAALRGSDSAWRVSGHVDSRAPQLVLMFPGQGAQYAGMGKNLHANDPVFAAAFDACLKAFGDALDFDLRERMFGDDAQALAPTAVTQPAIFALEYALARRLLSLGARPHALIGHSVGEFVAAVLAGVMRLEDAARLVARRGALMQAQPAGAMLSVRLGAAELTARLGPALSLAADNGPTACVAAGPFDAIAALQASLQEEDIPSRPLQTSHAFHSAMMDGAVAPFEALVGEVTLSRPAIPIFSTLTGRLLEDTEATSAAYWARHLRGTVQFSSAVRNAVAQTARPLFVEAGPRNMLSTLVRQHSAGEVMPLLHGEPADEARTLRLALARLWTCGADVELSRLAVRTGAQRVRLPTYPFERKRFWVDIAAPAAKPAVSPMATPPAPALFISPPVLETTVTVAAAPPPLASSALASSAPSLDARLRSLFEDISGIDMAQADGHAAFGELGLDSLTLTQVATQIKKRFKVNLSFRQLMENYRSFDALCAFLRESLPPESEPAPGLVASAPAPVAVGVSAPAQAVSVMPAAAPFAPLYTPFRGGGMGATPLVQLVTQQMELMRHQLALLSGTGTDALSSEAGAQAMQPSMQATPVQAMPTPAPAPAAPPAADEPVAAKEPQRYDVAKAFGAIARIHTQRTAEPSGRQKARLATFMRRYVERTQKSKQFTEANRPHMADPRVVNGFRPLTKEITYQIVIERSKGSRLWDLDGNEYVDALNGFGMNMFGWQPDFVQEAVRRQLDDGYEIGPQHPLAADVTALICELTGCDRAALCNTGSEAVMAALRIARTVTGRSTVVVFTGSYHGTFDEVLVRAGKGGKGLSAAPGVMSGMFGDIRVLDYGTPEALAFIRENADDLAAVLAEPVQSRRPDFQPREFLQEVRAITEKSGTCFIFDEVITGFRVGLGGAQELFGVRADLATYGKVIGGGFPVGVIAGKREFMDALDGGAWQYGDDSIPGVGVTYFAGTFVRHPLALAAAKASLTHLKEAGPSLQTELSASTGAMAEELTAWCAGVGAPIAIRHFASLWRVSWLEDHPLQDLLFAMMRSRGVHILDNFPCFLTSAHSAEDIATIQRAFKESVAEMQESGFLPRRATVVTGFDYRKSQEEDGSVLARDVDGQPFWYVPDTSPSSSLINGKATA; encoded by the coding sequence ATGAAATTTCAGCCTGTCCTTCCGGTGCAATTCGAAGCCCCCCCGCTCTCGTTGGGCGACCTGTTCGTTTCGCCGGTCAATCCGAAGAATTCGGAACGAATTGGCGGTTCGATGCCACTCGAACTGGAAAATACTCGGCGCTGGAGGCAATGGACCGGAGCCACGCCGCAATTGCCGGACACTCCTTTTGCTGCAGCCTGGTTGCTGTTGCAGGCAAGCTGGCTCGGCGTGCAAGAACCTGTGTTGCACGAAGCGCTCTTGAACGGGCCGGAAGCGAAGCAAACCACGCTCGCCGCGGCGTTCGACACCGAGCAGCCGGCCAGCGCCTGGCTGGCCGCACTCGACCAGAAGCGGCGCGAGCCGATCACAGCCCGCGCGGCTGAGCCGTCGCCAGATGTCCTCTGGCTGCGCAGCGCCGCCAGCCCCCTCGAAATCCAGGCTCCGCTTCATCTCTGGCTGAGCACCGAATCGGGATCGCCGTGCCTGCACGCCGACGCCGCAGCAAGCCTCCTGGACGCCGCATCGATCGAGCAACTGCTCTCGGCACTGGCCGACACCGCCGCTGATCTGCTCGGCCGCGCCGACGCTCCGCTCGGCGACATCCGTACCCTGCTCCCCACCGACCGCGAGCACCAGCTCGCCACCTGGAACACGGCGCTCGCTCCGCTGGACCGCAGCCTCACCGTGACAGGACTGTTCAGCCGCCAAGCCGCCGCCACTCCCGATGCCATGGCCCTCGCCGAGGGCGACGCCCGGATGAGCTACGGCGAACTCGAGCACCGGTCCGGCCAACTCGCCCGCCGTCTCCAGCACCTGGGCGTGCAGGCAGGCGACAGTGTCGGGCTGCTGCTCGACCGGTCGATGGCAGCCGTCGTGGCGCAGCTCGGCATCCTCAAGGCGGGTGCGGCCTATGTGCCGGTTCCACCTGACTTTCCGGCCGAGCGCATGGCCTGCATGCTCGACGAGGCGAACGCCCGGCTGGTGATCACCATGCCAGCGCACCGCAGCCTGCTGCCCGCGTCCAGGGCCGTGCTGCTGCTGCTGCTGCTCGACGAGTCTGGAACATGCGAGCCATCCGCGGGCTCCGACGACATCGATTCCGCTTCGCCGACCACCCCCGCGATCGACGGCGACTCGGTCGCGTACGTGATGTACACCTCGGGCTCGACGGGCGTTCCGAAGGGCATCGAGATCTGCCACCGCGCGATCCTGCGCCTCGTCGTCGATGCCGCCTATGTCGACCTGGTCCCCGGGCGCGCCATGCTGCACGCCGCGCCGCTCGCCTTCGATGCCGCCACGCTCGAGATCTGGGGGCCGCTGCTCAATGGCGGCTGCTGCGTCGTTCACGACGAGCGCGTGCCGACGGGCGCCGGCCTGGCCCGCACCATCGCGCGCCACGATGTGCACACCGGCTGGCTCACGGCCGCGCTGTTCAACGCGCTGATCGACGACGACCCGGCGCATCTGTCGGGCCTTCGGCATCTGCTGACCGGCGGCGAAGCCCTGTCGGTACCGCATGTGCGGCGCGCGCTGGCCGCGCTTCCGCAACTGACGCTGAGCAACGGCTACGGACCCACCGAATGCACGACCTTCGCGGCCACCTACCGCATTCCCGCAGCCTTGCCCGCCGACCTGCGTTCGGTGCCGCTCGGCCGCCCGATCAAGGACACGGTGCTGCGCGTGCTGAGCCCCGCGATGGCCTTGCTGCCGAGCGGCCTCGTGGGCGAACTCTGCGTCGGCGGACACGGACTGGCACGCGGCTACCTGGGGCAACCCGCGTTGACGCAAGAACGCTTCGTGCCCGATCCGTTCGGTGCACCGGGCGAGCGCCTGTACCGCACCGGCGATCTCGCGCGCTGGCTGCCCGACGGCACCCTCGAGTTCATCGGCCGCCGCGACGGACAGGTGAAGATCCACGGCCACCGCATCGAAACCGGCGAGGTCGAGGCGGCCATCCTGGCCCACCCGGCCATCAAGAGCTGCGCCGTCGTCGCGCGGCCCGATGCCGATGGGCAACTGAGCCTCGTCGCCTACCTGGTTGCGCGTTCGCAAGAAAAGCTGTCGTGGGAAGCGCTTCGCGCGCACCTTGCGGCACGCCTGCCTGCTGCGCTGCTGCCCTCTGCGCAAGTCTGGCTCGCGCAATTGCCGGTCACGGCCAACGGCAAGCTCGACCGTAAGGCGCTCCCCGAACCGGCCGGCGAGCGCCCCGACCTCGCGCAGCCGTTCGAAGAAGCGCGCAACGCCGCCGAGCAGCGCGTGTGCGAAGCCTTCGCTCGCGCGCTGCGCATCGAAAAGGTCGGCCGCAACGACAACTTCTTCGACCTCGGCGGCGATTCGATGCGGGTGCTGCAGGTGCTGGCGGAATTGCAACGCGGCAGCGCAGCGCCGCTTTCGACCAACCTCTTCTTCCGGCATCCGACACCGAGCGCCATGGCGGCCCACCTGGAACCGGCCGGTGATGCAACACCTGCAGTCGCCGTCCGGCCGCGCGCGGCACAGGCACCGGCCGACACAGCCGACATGTCGGATGCCGTCGCGCTGGTCGCCACCGCGGGCCGCTTTCCAGGCGCGGCGGATGTCGAGCAGTTCTGGGACAACCTCGTCGCCGGCCGCGACACCATCAGCTTCTTCGACGACGAAACGCTCGACGCAGGCGTCACCGAAGCCTTGCGCACCGACCCGGCCTACGTGCGGGCCCGCGGCGTCATCGAAGGCATCGAGAATTTCGACGCCGCCTTCTTCGGCATCGGCCCGAAGGAAGCCGCATTGATGGACCCGCAACAGCGCGTATTCCTCGAGATCTGCTGGGAATGCCTCGAGCGCGCCGGCTATGTGCCCGACGCCGCACCGGGCCCCGTGGGCGTGTATGCCGGCATGTACAACGCCAGCTACTTCCAGCGCCACGTGAGCACGCGGCCCGACCTCATCGAAGCGGTGGGCGAATTCCAGGTGATGCTGGCCAACGAGAAGGACTACATCACCACGCGCGTCGCCAACCGGCTCAACCTCACGGGCCCCGCGGTGAGCGTGCACACCGCCTGCTCGACCTCGCTGGTGGCGGTGGCCCATGCCTTTCATGCGCTGCGCACCGGCCAGTGCTACATGGCACTCGCGGGCGGCGCGTCCGTCACCTGCCCCACGCGCAGCGGCTACCTGTACCAGGAGGGCTCCATGCTCTCGCCCGACGGCCGCACGCGCAGCTTCGATGCGCAGGCCCAGGGCACCGTGTTCAGCGACGGCGCCGCGGTGGTGCTGCTGAAGCGCCTGGCCGACGCGCAGGCCGACGGCGACACCATCTACGCGGTGCTGCGCAGCGCCTGCGTGAACAACGACGGCGGCGCCAAGGCCAGCTTCACCGCGCCCAGCGTGGACGGGCAAGCCGCTGTGATCCGCGCCGCGCTGGCGGCAGCCAACGTCGACGCGCGCAGCATCTCGTATGTCGAGGCGCACGGCACGGCCACGCCGATGGGCGACCCGATCGAAGTCGAAGCGCTGGCCTGCGCCTACGGCGAACACACCGATGCACTGGGCTACTGCACGCTCGGCTCGCTCAAGAGCAACGTGGGCCACATGGTGACGGCCGCCGGCGCCGCCGGGCTCATCAAGGCGGCGCTCTCGCTGCACCACGAAGTGATTCCTCCCACGGCGCACTTCACCGCGCCGAACCCGTCGATCGACTTTGCACGCACGCCCTTCTACGTCACGCAGAGCCTGCAGCCGTGGCCGCGCGCCGGCGAGCCGCGCCGTGCCGGCGTCAGTTCTTTCGGCGTCGGCGGGACCAACGCGCACGTCATCGTCGAAGAGGCGCCGCCGCGGCCCGCCTCGACGGGCGCGGCGGGCCTGCAGGTGCTGCCGCTGTCGGCCCGCTCCGAGGCCGCGCTCGCCGTGGCCACGGAACAGCTCGCGGCGCATCTCGAGGCAACGCCCGGGCTGCCGCTGGCCGATGTCGCCTACACGCTGGCCGTCGGCCGCAAGGCACACGCGTTCCGCCGGGCCGTGGTGGCCAGCGATGCGGCCGAAGCCATCGCCGCGCTCCGCGGCAGCGACAGCGCGTGGCGCGTCAGCGGCCACGTCGATTCGCGCGCGCCGCAGCTGGTGCTGATGTTCCCCGGCCAGGGCGCGCAGTACGCCGGCATGGGCAAGAACCTGCATGCGAACGATCCCGTCTTCGCGGCCGCGTTCGACGCCTGCCTGAAGGCCTTCGGCGACGCGCTGGATTTCGACCTGCGCGAGCGGATGTTCGGAGACGACGCCCAAGCGCTCGCGCCCACCGCCGTCACGCAGCCCGCCATCTTTGCGCTGGAATACGCGCTGGCACGCCGGCTTCTCTCGCTGGGCGCGCGGCCGCATGCGCTGATCGGGCACAGCGTCGGCGAGTTCGTCGCCGCGGTGCTGGCGGGCGTGATGCGCCTCGAAGACGCCGCCCGGCTCGTCGCCCGCCGCGGCGCGCTCATGCAGGCCCAGCCCGCGGGCGCGATGCTGTCGGTGCGCCTTGGCGCGGCCGAACTCACGGCCAGGCTCGGCCCCGCGCTCTCGCTCGCCGCGGACAACGGTCCCACGGCTTGCGTGGCCGCCGGCCCCTTCGATGCCATCGCGGCCCTGCAGGCTTCGCTGCAGGAAGAAGACATCCCGAGCCGGCCGCTGCAGACCTCGCACGCGTTCCACTCCGCCATGATGGACGGCGCCGTCGCGCCTTTCGAAGCGCTGGTCGGCGAGGTCACGCTGAGCCGGCCGGCGATTCCGATCTTTTCGACGCTCACCGGCCGCCTGCTCGAAGACACCGAAGCCACCAGCGCGGCCTACTGGGCCCGGCACCTGCGCGGCACCGTGCAGTTCTCGTCGGCCGTGCGCAATGCCGTGGCGCAGACAGCGCGTCCGCTGTTCGTCGAAGCCGGCCCTCGCAACATGCTCTCGACGCTGGTGCGCCAGCACAGCGCCGGCGAAGTGATGCCTCTGCTGCACGGCGAGCCGGCCGACGAGGCCCGCACCCTGCGGCTGGCGCTGGCCCGCCTCTGGACATGCGGCGCCGATGTCGAGTTGTCGCGGCTCGCTGTGCGCACCGGCGCACAGCGGGTTCGCCTGCCCACCTATCCGTTCGAGCGCAAGCGTTTCTGGGTCGACATCGCGGCCCCTGCTGCGAAGCCGGCCGTTTCGCCAATGGCCACACCGCCCGCGCCCGCTCTTTTCATTTCACCCCCCGTTTTGGAGACGACCGTGACAGTTGCTGCAGCGCCCCCGCCACTTGCTTCTTCCGCACTGGCTTCTTCCGCCCCGTCGCTGGACGCGCGGTTGCGGTCCTTGTTCGAAGACATCTCCGGCATCGACATGGCCCAGGCGGACGGGCACGCCGCCTTCGGCGAGCTCGGCCTGGACTCGCTCACGCTGACCCAGGTGGCCACGCAGATCAAGAAACGCTTCAAGGTCAACCTGAGCTTTCGCCAGCTCATGGAGAACTACCGCAGCTTCGATGCGCTCTGCGCGTTCCTGCGGGAGAGCCTGCCTCCTGAATCCGAGCCCGCGCCCGGACTGGTGGCGTCCGCGCCGGCTCCTGTTGCTGTTGGCGTTTCCGCGCCTGCGCAAGCGGTCAGCGTCATGCCGGCGGCGGCACCCTTTGCACCGCTGTACACGCCGTTTCGAGGCGGCGGCATGGGCGCCACCCCGCTTGTACAACTCGTTACGCAGCAAATGGAATTGATGCGCCATCAACTCGCGCTGCTGTCGGGCACGGGGACGGACGCGCTCTCCTCCGAGGCCGGGGCACAAGCAATGCAACCGTCGATGCAGGCCACGCCGGTGCAGGCGATGCCGACCCCGGCTCCGGCCCCTGCCGCGCCGCCCGCCGCCGACGAACCCGTCGCCGCCAAGGAGCCGCAGCGCTACGACGTTGCGAAGGCGTTCGGTGCCATCGCCCGGATTCACACCCAGCGCACCGCCGAGCCGAGCGGCCGGCAGAAGGCCCGCCTCGCCACCTTCATGCGGCGCTACGTGGAGCGCACGCAAAAGAGCAAGCAGTTCACCGAAGCCAACCGACCCCACATGGCCGATCCGCGCGTGGTCAACGGCTTTCGCCCGCTGACCAAGGAGATCACCTACCAGATCGTCATCGAGCGTTCGAAGGGTTCGAGGCTCTGGGACCTCGACGGCAACGAATACGTCGACGCGCTCAACGGCTTCGGCATGAACATGTTCGGCTGGCAGCCGGACTTCGTGCAGGAAGCGGTGCGCCGGCAGCTCGACGACGGCTATGAGATCGGGCCGCAGCATCCGCTCGCGGCCGACGTCACCGCGCTCATCTGCGAACTCACGGGCTGCGACCGCGCGGCCTTGTGCAACACCGGTTCCGAGGCCGTGATGGCCGCGCTGCGCATCGCGCGCACGGTCACGGGGCGCAGCACCGTGGTGGTATTCACCGGCTCCTACCACGGCACCTTCGACGAAGTGCTGGTCCGCGCCGGCAAGGGCGGCAAGGGTCTCTCGGCCGCACCGGGCGTGATGAGCGGCATGTTCGGCGACATCCGCGTGCTGGACTACGGCACGCCCGAGGCGCTGGCCTTCATCCGCGAGAACGCCGACGACCTCGCGGCCGTGCTGGCCGAACCGGTGCAGAGCCGCCGGCCCGATTTCCAGCCGCGCGAGTTCCTGCAAGAGGTGCGCGCCATCACCGAAAAGAGCGGCACCTGCTTCATCTTCGACGAGGTCATCACCGGCTTTCGCGTCGGGCTGGGCGGTGCGCAGGAACTGTTCGGCGTGCGTGCCGACCTCGCCACCTACGGCAAGGTCATCGGCGGCGGCTTTCCGGTCGGCGTGATTGCGGGCAAGCGCGAATTCATGGACGCCCTCGACGGCGGCGCCTGGCAGTACGGCGACGACTCGATCCCCGGCGTCGGGGTGACGTACTTCGCCGGCACCTTCGTGCGCCATCCGCTCGCGCTGGCCGCGGCGAAGGCCTCGCTCACGCACCTGAAGGAAGCCGGGCCTTCGCTGCAGACCGAACTCAGCGCCAGCACCGGCGCCATGGCCGAAGAGCTCACGGCCTGGTGCGCCGGGGTGGGCGCGCCCATCGCGATCCGGCACTTCGCTTCGCTCTGGCGCGTGAGCTGGCTCGAAGACCATCCGCTGCAAGACCTGCTGTTCGCCATGATGCGCAGCCGCGGCGTGCACATCCTCGACAACTTCCCGTGCTTCCTGACCAGCGCGCACAGCGCCGAAGACATCGCGACCATCCAGCGCGCATTCAAGGAGTCGGTGGCCGAGATGCAGGAATCCGGATTCCTGCCGCGCCGCGCGACGGTCGTCACCGGCTTCGACTACCGCAAGTCCCAGGAAGAAGACGGCTCGGTCCTCGCCCGCGACGTCGACGGCCAGCCCTTCTGGTACGTGCCGGACACCTCGCCCTCCAGCAGCCTCATCAATGGAAAGGCCACAGCATGA
- a CDS encoding class I SAM-dependent methyltransferase: MLRDILLPDVTLTHAGAYFESGIQRKTDAITANATYFGNAQWAQEYLDFCHRDPHFRSRWLAAAGDWTGKVVIDLGCGPGNIFATLGGKPRLLVGVDVAPGSLELAAKLGYTPVLADAAYTPFRSHVADIVAINASLHHCDDMAAVLREGARLVKPHGLLVTDHDPQLTAWDYKGLAKLMWDARLWVYRAIGHGFHKTGSQQSWGLKTEIHHRPGDGVTKEFFRSTLEPLGFDVSIYPHNHQIGAEALRGIVGPAQWKYRLGNVLSGRRPSAPTSALSLMCVAKRRGDASTAAAAE; encoded by the coding sequence ATGCTTCGGGATATCTTATTGCCAGATGTGACTTTGACGCATGCGGGGGCCTACTTCGAATCGGGGATTCAGCGAAAAACCGATGCCATTACCGCCAACGCCACCTACTTTGGAAATGCACAGTGGGCCCAGGAATACCTGGATTTTTGCCATCGCGACCCGCATTTCAGAAGCCGGTGGCTGGCCGCTGCCGGCGACTGGACGGGCAAGGTCGTCATCGACCTCGGCTGCGGGCCGGGCAACATCTTCGCAACGCTGGGTGGAAAGCCGCGGCTGCTGGTCGGCGTCGATGTCGCGCCCGGTTCGCTGGAACTGGCGGCAAAGCTGGGCTATACGCCGGTATTGGCCGATGCGGCCTATACGCCTTTTCGCTCGCACGTGGCGGACATCGTCGCCATCAATGCGTCGCTGCATCATTGCGACGATATGGCCGCTGTATTGCGCGAAGGCGCCCGGCTCGTGAAGCCGCATGGCCTTTTGGTAACCGATCACGATCCGCAACTCACCGCATGGGACTACAAGGGGCTCGCCAAGCTGATGTGGGATGCACGGCTGTGGGTCTATCGCGCGATCGGGCATGGCTTTCACAAGACCGGCAGCCAGCAGTCGTGGGGCTTGAAAACCGAGATCCATCACCGCCCGGGCGACGGGGTCACGAAAGAGTTCTTCCGGTCGACCTTGGAGCCGCTGGGTTTCGACGTCAGCATTTATCCGCACAACCACCAGATAGGCGCCGAAGCGCTGCGCGGTATCGTGGGGCCGGCGCAATGGAAATACCGCCTGGGCAACGTGCTCTCTGGCCGCCGGCCGTCCGCACCGACCAGCGCGTTGTCATTGATGTGCGTGGCCAAGCGTCGCGGCGACGCATCCACAGCGGCAGCGGCGGAGTGA
- a CDS encoding TIGR04325 family methyltransferase, translating to MLSSPQSLSPGAYERKFLDNQDENLFMGSFENFAAAEAGAPASKAVGYDNAEAAWEIYSHQIYFYDYPGLFWLSRSIDAGMSRVFDLGGHVGIKYYAFRRVMSYPESLRWTVCDVPGVVQTGRELAVQREATAQLNFTTDYTEASGCDVLYASGSLQYLPVRISEIIGSLAVKPKRIVLNTTAVHPERTIYTLNSIGFAVCPYRIQHDEELWAELRKCGYKRRDAWRNEGKLIEVPFVEGGDKPYYAGCCFDLAG from the coding sequence ATGCTTTCGAGTCCGCAGTCCTTGAGTCCCGGCGCCTACGAGCGCAAGTTCCTGGACAACCAGGACGAGAATCTTTTCATGGGGTCCTTCGAGAATTTTGCCGCCGCCGAGGCCGGCGCACCCGCCTCGAAGGCGGTCGGCTACGACAACGCCGAAGCGGCTTGGGAAATCTACAGCCACCAGATTTATTTCTACGATTACCCGGGCCTTTTCTGGCTCTCGAGATCCATTGATGCGGGCATGTCGCGCGTGTTCGATCTGGGTGGGCATGTGGGCATCAAGTACTACGCGTTCCGCCGCGTGATGAGCTATCCCGAAAGTCTGCGCTGGACGGTCTGCGACGTGCCGGGCGTGGTGCAAACCGGGCGGGAGCTGGCCGTGCAGCGCGAGGCGACCGCGCAGTTGAACTTCACCACCGACTACACCGAGGCCAGCGGCTGCGACGTGCTCTATGCCTCGGGCAGCCTGCAGTACCTGCCGGTCCGGATTTCGGAAATCATCGGTTCACTCGCCGTGAAACCGAAACGCATCGTGCTGAACACGACGGCGGTTCACCCTGAACGAACGATCTATACGCTCAACAGCATCGGATTTGCCGTGTGCCCTTACCGCATTCAGCACGACGAGGAACTGTGGGCCGAGCTGAGAAAGTGCGGCTACAAGCGGCGCGATGCGTGGCGCAACGAAGGCAAGCTGATCGAAGTGCCGTTCGTCGAAGGCGGGGACAAGCCTTATTACGCGGGGTGTTGTTTCGATCTGGCCGGATAA
- a CDS encoding HigA family addiction module antitoxin: MFKNGMRPVHPGEVLREDYLKPLGMTANALAKALHVPASRINDIVLERRGITPDTALRLTRYFGGEEADAQGWINMQATYDFKIAQKAVAKVIAKEVTPRDPAKVSAPNDERFALGA, from the coding sequence ATGTTCAAGAATGGGATGCGTCCGGTCCATCCGGGCGAGGTCCTCCGTGAGGACTATTTGAAGCCGCTCGGAATGACGGCGAACGCGCTGGCCAAGGCGCTGCATGTGCCCGCTTCGCGCATCAATGACATCGTTCTCGAGCGCCGCGGTATCACGCCCGATACCGCGCTGCGCCTGACCCGCTATTTCGGCGGCGAAGAGGCTGACGCACAAGGCTGGATCAACATGCAGGCGACTTACGATTTCAAGATCGCGCAAAAGGCCGTTGCCAAAGTCATCGCCAAGGAGGTAACGCCGCGCGACCCCGCGAAAGTTTCCGCACCCAACGACGAACGGTTTGCGCTGGGCGCTTGA
- a CDS encoding ferritin-like domain-containing protein has translation MAGQESPHWRIEDLDFSRIARDEVRQDENLFYLVASASFIESGSDLYTQNLVDFFRGDDEVTEWLTHHWEAEELQHGKALRAYVAHVWPEFDWETAYRGFLGEYATYCKVELLAPTRGLELAARCVVETGTATYYRAMARGAAEPVLRDLMGRIAADEVSHYKHFYRFFRRYRDAEKLSRFRVLGTIGRRTLELKSEDADCAIRHVVRFRAPARAGDTAFVQQLSARMNSTVRTNLSAGATLKMLMRPLELPSGVQTVIQFPIRQFMEHVFLR, from the coding sequence ATGGCAGGTCAGGAGTCGCCACACTGGAGGATCGAGGATCTGGACTTTTCGCGCATTGCGCGCGATGAGGTCCGCCAGGACGAGAATCTCTTCTACCTCGTTGCTTCCGCCTCGTTCATCGAAAGCGGCTCGGACCTGTACACCCAGAACCTGGTCGACTTCTTTCGCGGCGACGACGAAGTGACCGAGTGGCTCACCCACCACTGGGAGGCCGAGGAGCTGCAGCACGGCAAGGCCCTGCGCGCCTACGTGGCGCATGTGTGGCCCGAATTCGACTGGGAGACCGCCTACCGCGGCTTTCTCGGGGAATACGCCACCTACTGCAAGGTCGAACTGCTGGCCCCCACGCGCGGCCTCGAACTGGCGGCTCGCTGCGTGGTCGAAACCGGCACCGCCACCTATTACCGGGCCATGGCGCGCGGCGCGGCCGAACCGGTGCTGCGGGACCTCATGGGCCGCATCGCGGCCGACGAGGTCAGCCACTACAAGCACTTTTATCGCTTTTTCCGCCGCTACCGCGACGCGGAAAAGCTGAGCCGCTTTCGGGTGCTGGGCACCATCGGCCGCCGCACGCTGGAACTCAAGAGCGAGGATGCCGATTGCGCCATCCGCCATGTGGTGCGCTTCCGGGCGCCCGCGCGCGCCGGCGACACGGCGTTTGTCCAGCAACTGAGCGCCCGCATGAACAGCACCGTGCGCACCAATCTGAGCGCGGGCGCCACCCTCAAGATGCTGATGCGTCCGCTGGAACTGCCGTCCGGGGTGCAAACCGTGATCCAGTTTCCGATCAGGCAGTTCATGGAACATGTTTTCCTGCGCTGA